From Callithrix jacchus isolate 240 chromosome 15, calJac240_pri, whole genome shotgun sequence, one genomic window encodes:
- the CACNA2D2 gene encoding voltage-dependent calcium channel subunit alpha-2/delta-2 isoform X10 encodes MGVLSSACEVGSAVLSFTKIGHGGSEIYKDNRNLFEVQENEPQKLVEKVAGDIESLLDRKVQALKRLADAAENFQKAHHWQDNIKEEDILYYDAKADAELDDPESEDVERGSKASTLRLDFIEDPNFKNKVNYSYTAVQIPTDIYKGSTVILNELNWTEALENVFMENRRQDPTLLWQVFGSATGVTRYYPATPWRAPKKIDLYDVRRRPWYIQGASSPKDMVIIVDVSGSVSGLTLKLMKTSVCEMLDTLSDDDYVNVASFNEKAQPVSCFTHLVQANVRNKKVFKEAVQGMVAKGTTGYKAGFEYAFDQLQNSNITRANCNKMIMMFTDGGEDRVQDVFEKYNWPNRTVRVFTFSVGQHNYDVTPLQWMACANKGYYFEIPSIGAIRINTQEYLDVLGRPMVLAGKEAKQVQWTNVYEDALGLGLVVTGTLPVFNLTQDGPGEKKNQLILGVMGIDVALNDIKRLTPNYTLGANGYVFAIDLNGYVLLHPNLKPQTTNFREPVTLDFLDAELEDENKEEIRRSMIDGNKGHKQIRTLVKSLDERYIDEVIRNYTWVPIRSTNYSLGLVLPPYSTFYLQANLSDQILQVKYFEFLLPSSFESEGHVFIAPREYCKDLNASDNNTEFLKNFIELMEKVTPDSKQCNNFLLHNLILDTGITQQLVERVWRDQDLNTYSLLAVFAATDGGITRVFPNKAAEDWTENPEPFNASFYRRSLDNHGYVFKPPHQDTLLRPLELENDTVGILVSTAVELSLGRRILRPAVVGVKLDLEAWAEKFKVLASNRTHQDQPQKQCGPSSHCEMDCEVNNEDLLCVLIDDGGFLVLSNQNHQWDQVGRFFSEVDANLMLALYNNSFYTRKESYDYQAACAPQPPGNLGAAPRGVFVPTIADFLNLAWWTSAAAWSLFQQLLYGLIYHSWFQADPAEAEGNPETRESSCVMKQTQYYFGSVNASYNAIIDCGNCSRLFHAQRLTNTNLLFVVAEKPLCSQCEAGRLLQKETHCPADGPEQCELVQRPRYRRGPHICFDYNATEDTSDCGRGASFPPSLGVLISLQLLLLLGLPPRPQPQVQVYASRRL; translated from the exons GAGGAAGACATCCTGTACTATGACGCCAAGGCTGACGCTGAGCTG GACGACCCTGAGAGTGAGGATGTGGAAAGGGGGTCTAAGGCCAGCACCCTAAGGCTGGACTTCATCGAGGACCCAAACTTCAAGAACAAGGTCAACTATTCATACACGGCTGTACAGATCCCCACGGACATCTACAAAGGCT CCACTGTCATCCTCAATGAGCTCAACTGGACAGAGGCCTTGGAGAATGTGTTCATGGAAAACCGCAGGCAAGACCCCACGCTGCTGTGGCAGGTCTTTGGTAGCGCCACAGGAGTCACTCGCTACTACCCAG ccacccCATGGCGAGCCCCCAAGAAGATCGACCTGTACGATGTCCGAAGGAGACCCTG GTATATCCAGGGGGCCTCGTCACCCAAGGACATGGTCATCATCGTGGACGT GAGTGGCAGTGTGAGTGGCCTCACCCTGAAGCTGATGAAGACATCTGTCTGCGAGATGCTGGACACTCTCTCTGATGACGACTATGTGAACGTGGCCTCG TTCAATGAGAAGGCGCAGCCAGTGTCATGCTTCACACACCTGGTGCAGGCCAATGTGCGCAACAAGAAGGTGTTCAAGGAAGCtgtgcagggcatggtggccaaGGGCACCACAGGCTACAAGGCCGGCTTTGAGTATGCCTTTGACCAGCTGCAGAAC TCCAACATCACTCGAGCCAACTGCAACAAGATGATCATGATGTTCACGGACGGTGGTGAGGACCGCGTGCAGGATGTCTTTGAGAAGTACAATTGGCCAAACCGGACG GTGCGCGTGTTTACTTTCTCCGTGGGGCAGCATAACTACGATGTCACACCGCTGCAGTGGATGGCCTGTGCCAACAAAG GCTACTATTTTGAGATCCCTTCCATAGGAGCCATCCGCATCAACACACAG GAATATCTAGATGTgttgggcaggcccatggtgctGGCAGGCAAGGAAGCCAAGCAGGTGCAGTGGACCAACGTGTATGAGGATGCACTG GGACTGGGGTTGGTGGTAACAGGAACCCTCCCTGTTTTCAACCTGACACAGGATGGCCCTGGGGAAAAGAAG AACCAGCTGATCTTGGGCGTGATGGGCATCGATGTGGCTCTGAATGACATCAAGAGACTGACCCCCAACTACACG CTTGGAGCCAACGGCTACGTGTTTGCCATTGACCTGAACGGCTACGTGTTGCTGCACCCCAATCTCAAGCCCCAG ACCACCAACTTCCGGGAGCCTGTGACTCTGGACTTCCTTGATGCAGAGCTGGAGGATGAGAACAAGGAAGAG ATCCGTCGGAGCATGATTGATGGCAACAAGGGGCACAAGCAGATCAGAACATTGGTCAAGTCCCTGGATGAG AGGTACATAGATGAGGTGATACGGAACTACACCTGGGTGCCTATAAGGAGCACTAACTACAG CCTGGGGCTGGTGCTCCCGCCCTACAGCACCTTCTACCTCCAAGCCAACCTCAGTGACCAGATCCTGCAGGTCAAGT ATTTTGAGTTCCTGCTCCCCAGCAGCTTTGAGTCTGAAGGACATGTTTTCATTGCTCCCAG aGAGTACTGCAAGGACCTGAACGCCTCAGACAACAACACCGAGTTCCTGAAAAACTTTATTGAGCTCATGGAGAAAGTGACTCCAGACTCCAAGCAGT GCAACAACTTCCTTCTGCACAACCTGATCTTGGACACCGGCATCACGCAGCAGCTAGTAGAGCGCGTGTGGAGGGACCAGGATCTCAACAC gtaCAGCCTACTGGCCGTGTTCGCTGCCACAGATGGCGGCATCACCCGAGTCTTCCCCAACAA GGCAGCTGAGGACTGGACAGAGAACCCTGAGCCCTTCAATGCCAGCTTCTACCGCCGCAGCCTAGATAACCACGGTTATGTCTTCAAGCCCCCACACCAGGATA CCCTGTTAAGGCCACTAGAACTGGAGAATGACACCGTGGGCATCCTCGTCAGCACAGCTGTGGAGCTCAGCCTAGGCAGGCGCATACTGAGGCCAGCAG TGGTAGGCGTCAAGCTGGACCTAGAGGCTtgggctgagaagttcaaggtgCTAGCCAGCAACCGTACCCACCAAGACCAGCCTCAGAAG CAGTGCGGCCCCAGCAGCCACTGTGAGATGGACTGCGAGGTTAACAATGAG GACCTACTCTGTGTCCTCATTGATGATGGAGGATTCCTGGTGCTGTCAAACCAGAACCATCAGTGGGACCAG GTGGGGAGGTTCTTCAGTGAAGTGGATGCCAACCTGATGCTGGCACTCTACAATAACTCCTTCTACACCCGAAAGGAATCCTATGACTATCAGGCAGCCTGTGCCCCTCAGCCCCCTGGAAACCTGGGTGCTGCACCCCGGGGCGTCTTTGTG CCCACCATTGCAGACTTCCTTAACCTAGCCTGGTGGACCTCTGCTGCCGCCTG GTCCCTATTCCAACAGCTTCTGTACGGCCTCATCTACCACAGCTGGTTCCAAGCAG ACCCCGCGGAGGCCGAGGGGAACCCCGAGACGCGCGAGAGCAGCTGCGTCATGAAACAGACCCAATACTACTTCGGTTCGGTAAACGCCTCCTACAACGCCATCATCGACTGCGGAAACTGCTCCAG GCTGTTCCACGCTCAGAGGCTGACCAACACCAACCTTCTCTTCGTGGTGGCCGAGAAGCCGCTGTGCAGCCAGTGTGAGGCTGGCCGGCTGCTGCAGAAGGAGACACACTG CCCAGCGGACGGCCCTGAGCAGTGTGAGCTGGTGCAGAGACCGCGATACCGGAGAGGCCCTCACATCTGCTTCGACTACAACGCGACG GAAGATACCTCAGACTGTGGCCGCGGGGCCTCCTTCCCGCCGTCGCTGGGCGTCCTGATCTCCCtgcagctgctgcttctcctgggTCTGCCGCCCCGGCCGCAGCCTCAAGTCCAAGTCTACGCCTCTCGCCGCCTCTGA